A single window of Ignavibacteriota bacterium DNA harbors:
- the amt gene encoding ammonium transporter, whose protein sequence is MENKVIFDTIWVLITGMLIFFMNLGFAMVESGFARSKNAVNILSKNFIVFAVSSLAFWAIGWGLMFGDGSGLFGLNGIFGLSGADNSPATGDAYQGVYSALSWATVPLLAKFFFQLVFAGTAATIVSGAVAERIKYLSFIIFSFVLVAIMYPITGHWIWGGGWLANLGFWDFAGSTVVHSVGGWAALAGVIVLGPRIGKYNGKKINAIPGHNMTSATIGVMVLWLGWFGFNPGSTMAADPEAISRIVITTNSAAIAGILVSTAVAWILLGKPDLSMTINGCLAGLVAITAPCAYVSVESSLIIGAISGAIVVYAVIFFDKMKLDDPVGALAVHLANGVFGTLALGLFAEDRFMPNTTGNGLLFGGGFSLLGSQIIGVLSVGAFTFIISFVIWHIIKATMGIRVSEVEELEGLDIGEHGIEAYPDFEKVV, encoded by the coding sequence ATGGAAAATAAAGTAATATTTGATACGATCTGGGTTCTTATAACAGGCATGCTGATCTTCTTTATGAATTTGGGTTTTGCAATGGTTGAATCCGGATTTGCCAGAAGTAAAAATGCGGTAAACATACTTTCGAAAAATTTTATAGTATTTGCCGTTTCTTCACTTGCTTTCTGGGCAATTGGCTGGGGATTAATGTTTGGAGACGGCTCAGGACTTTTTGGGTTAAATGGTATTTTTGGTTTAAGCGGTGCGGATAACAGTCCGGCTACCGGAGACGCATATCAAGGCGTTTATTCGGCATTAAGTTGGGCAACTGTTCCACTTTTAGCGAAATTCTTTTTCCAACTTGTTTTTGCCGGAACAGCAGCTACAATTGTTTCTGGCGCAGTTGCCGAAAGAATAAAATATCTTTCATTTATAATATTTTCTTTTGTTTTGGTTGCAATTATGTATCCAATTACCGGACACTGGATTTGGGGAGGCGGTTGGTTAGCTAATTTAGGATTTTGGGATTTTGCCGGTTCCACAGTTGTCCATTCAGTAGGAGGCTGGGCAGCTTTAGCCGGTGTTATAGTTTTAGGTCCGCGAATTGGCAAATATAACGGCAAAAAAATTAATGCGATTCCCGGCCACAACATGACATCCGCAACAATTGGTGTAATGGTACTTTGGCTAGGATGGTTTGGTTTTAATCCCGGCAGTACAATGGCCGCTGACCCGGAAGCTATTTCACGAATAGTTATTACAACAAATAGTGCGGCAATTGCTGGAATTTTAGTTTCTACAGCAGTTGCATGGATATTGCTTGGAAAACCCGATTTAAGTATGACGATAAATGGCTGTTTGGCAGGATTGGTTGCTATTACCGCACCTTGCGCATATGTAAGTGTTGAAAGTTCTTTAATAATTGGAGCAATTTCAGGAGCAATTGTTGTTTATGCGGTAATATTTTTTGATAAAATGAAACTTGATGATCCGGTTGGTGCTTTAGCAGTACATTTGGCAAATGGTGTTTTTGGTACTTTAGCTTTAGGGTTGTTTGCAGAAGATAGATTTATGCCTAATACCACCGGAAATGGATTACTCTTTGGCGGCGGTTTTTCACTTTTAGGAAGCCAAATAATAGGCGTTCTTTCAGTTGGCGCTTTTACATTTATTATATCATTTGTCATATGGCATATTATTAAAGCTACTATGGGAATTAGAGTTAGTGAAGTTGAAGAATTAGAAGGTTTGGATATTGGTGAACATGGAATAGAAGCTTATCCTGATTTTGAAAAAGTAGTTTAG
- a CDS encoding P-II family nitrogen regulator: MKKVEAIIRPGKLDILHNALQEEGFAGITVTEVRGYGRQKGHKEIYRGSEYNLEFVPKVKVELICSDDAVEKAIQIIIEKSKTGKIGDGKIFVIPIEDAIRIRTEESGESAL, encoded by the coding sequence ATGAAGAAAGTGGAAGCAATAATTCGACCGGGAAAATTGGATATTTTGCACAATGCGCTGCAGGAAGAAGGTTTTGCCGGAATTACCGTAACTGAAGTTAGAGGATATGGCAGGCAAAAAGGTCACAAAGAAATTTACAGAGGTTCTGAATATAATTTGGAATTTGTACCTAAAGTTAAAGTTGAGCTAATCTGCTCTGATGATGCAGTTGAAAAGGCAATTCAAATTATAATTGAAAAAAGCAAAACAGGAAAAATTGGAGACGGTAAAATTTTTGTTATTCCAATTGAAGATGCAATAAGAATAAGAACCGAAGAATCTGGTGAATCGGCTTTATAA